GAGCCGTTGTCCAACCTCGACGCCAAGCTCAGAATCTCGGCGCGCGACGAGCTTCAGCAGTTCCAGCGCCGCCTCGGCACGACCACCATCTACGTCACCCACGATCAGACCGAGGCCATGGGGCTGGGCGACCGCGTCTCGGTGCTGGACGCCGGCAAGATCCGGCAGATCGGCACGCCGGAGGAAATCTACGCCGACCCCACCGACACCTTCGTGGCCACCTTCATCGGCTCCCCGCCGATGAATCTGGTCGAACAGGACAAGACGATCCTCGGCTTCCGGCCGGAACACATGGTGCCGGGCGGCAAGGGCCGAAGGAGCCCGGGGGCCTTGAAGGTGGCGGTGCGCGTCAGGCGGGTCGAGTATCTCGGCGCCGACGAGATGGTCTACGGCGTTCTCGAGCCGCCGTTCCCGGAGGTTCCGGTGGTGGCCAAGGTGCCCTCCACCGAGCTCCTGTCGTTCGCCGCGGGCGAGCGCGCCGAGTTCTTCGTCGAACCGCCCTATCGGATGCGCTTCGACCCGAAGACGGGACTGCGCGTCGACAAGGCGGGCGGCGCCAAGGCGTCCGCCAAGGCGACGGCGGGGCTGGGCGCATGACCACCGCGCCGGGGACGCGGGCGATCCCGGCGCCGGCGCACGGCCGCCGCTTCGCGCGCGCGCTCGACGACGAGCGCTGGCTCGGCCGGCTGATGATCGGGCCGGCGCTCGTCTATATCGCGCTTCTGGTCGGCTTCCCCTTCGTGCTGGCGCTCATCTACAGCGTCTCGAACATCACCGTCGGCACGCGCGAATTCGAGTTCGTCGGGCTGCAGAACTTCCGCCAATTGATGCACAGCGGCACCTTCTGGACGGCGCTGAAGAACACG
This genomic window from Hyphomicrobiales bacterium contains:
- a CDS encoding ABC transporter ATP-binding protein; the protein is MGAVETRKITKHFDGVRAVDGIDLLAREGEFLVLLGPSGCGKTTLLRMIAGLEEPTSGEILIDGRVVNDLPPRARNIAMVFQSYALYPHLTVFKNIAFPLKAVGMESEAISAKVQWAAGMFGINRLLDRKPRQLSGGERQRVALARAVVREPVVFLLDEPLSNLDAKLRISARDELQQFQRRLGTTTIYVTHDQTEAMGLGDRVSVLDAGKIRQIGTPEEIYADPTDTFVATFIGSPPMNLVEQDKTILGFRPEHMVPGGKGRRSPGALKVAVRVRRVEYLGADEMVYGVLEPPFPEVPVVAKVPSTELLSFAAGERAEFFVEPPYRMRFDPKTGLRVDKAGGAKASAKATAGLGA